The Myxocyprinus asiaticus isolate MX2 ecotype Aquarium Trade chromosome 26, UBuf_Myxa_2, whole genome shotgun sequence genome has a window encoding:
- the LOC127417199 gene encoding uncharacterized protein LOC127417199: MLQQNNNNNHPCLDMAHRELLHECRRTNVSFTSALEFGAIPLIKGLRAWAMSGGYSKARRKAATAPRAQDTCQQPPENRLGQKSWSGQISSAYGQTLETTTSTTRTPGVRQGGLGALVTVATLKGTEGGGRQTQTRCLFLKAQGRGSYICAVGNQGAGMRVIGPHSHSVILEGTKEEVRSSSRGPRVSHDGTDDGGVLKAKPRAIRKWRKCSKTAGSAKMAKVDIPSECREPGHGDQNNSVISEVTLEPINRTSHKTMPDRITQCEKEKNSMEGSNTISPGSQQSQEDVTELSKDERAHSPTSVDTVAPESTDPQSCCSSAKLCTNTHEQIKAGMGISPSYKCFESCEGPSCAKDDAQRDTEVSKCETDLDSNEHQNIESENKDKNFVADVPNLEGSYVVSKAAQTPFDSPRVKQTIINCSTEPSLGHTLMKTSSEIPFSNIHEHQISRTNDCLLNCENQHSVEAGDVTTQRGGTPDTMMPEGFTGQVHNLVGVESNTLEKKCKPPMCLPQHWEELITEHWELEVQQSDKSSSRGFSTPPASITVTTIHSLPNPAPTSTADIATAIPALNKGEAGARGGDLLPLTNSELQSEPERVDDRDKVATCEESLHVGKEEKADEDEFGAFMQAGGEQLWTDRFQHLATGEDYKSGELSSSTHANEPTSWTSDWTVVQSFQQTESTWTAFSQKTVEQKIVPGGQWWPLTVEKQTLSPLCDVSSVFQEAFPLEKPSCQDPDYIPTLKQLLQGPSKNSNTGKPREQSLLDGLQDLDRMIGVKYKRAESLSCKLLLQSLHLGRPSSECVAVQVKTSARFSPNLPISNQQLAANAKRRLSYDCNRNIMT; this comes from the exons ATGCTGCAACAGAACAATAACAATAACCACCCCTGCCTGGACATGGCCCATAGGGAGCTACTGCATGAATGCAGAAGAACCAATGTCTCATTCACCAGTGCCCTTGAATTTGGAGCCATACCCCTGATTAAAGGCCTCAGAGCATGGGCCATGAGTGGCGGCTACTCCAAAGCTAGAAGAAAGGCTGCTACTGCACCTCGGGCACAGGACACATGCCAACAGCCACCTGAAAACAGGTTGGGGCAGAAAAGCTGGTCAGGTCAGATTAGCAGTGCCTATGGGCAGACACTGGAGACTACAACTAGTACAACAAGAACTCCAGGTGTCAGGCAAGGTGGCCTTGGTGCTCTTGTAACTGTGGCCACTTTGAAAGGCACGGAGGGGGGTGGTAGGCAGACTCAGACACGGTGTCTCTTTCTCAAGGCCCAGGGAAGAGGCAGCTACATCTGTGCTGTTGGAAACCAAGGGGCGGGGATGAGAGTCATTGGTCCACATTCTCATAGTGTCATTCTGGAGGGTACAAAGGAAGAAGTCAGAAGTTCCTCCAGGGGACCAAGGGTTAGCCACGATGGGACAGATGATGGTGGGGTTCTCAAGGCCAAGCCAAGGGCCATAAGAAAGTGGAGAAAGTGCAGTAAAACAGCAGGCTCAGCAAAAATGGCTAAAGTGGACATCCCCAGTGAATGTCGTGAGCCGGGACATGGTGACCAAAACAATTCTGTAATCTCAGAAGTCACCTTAGAGCCAATTAACAGAACATCACATAAGACAATGCCAGACAGAATAACGCAATGTGAGAAAGAAAAGAATAGTATGGAAGGTAGCAATACCATCTCTCCAGGTAGTCAGCAAAGTCAGGAAGATGTCACAGAGTTGAGCAAAGACGAAAGGGCTCATTCACCCACATCAGTGGATACTGTTGCACCTGAAAGCACGGACCCACAATCCTGCTGCTCTTCTGCTAAACTATGTACCAATACACATGAGCAGATAAAGGCTGGGATGGGTATTAGTCCATCCTATAAATGTTTTGAAAGTTGTGAAGGACCCAGCTGTGCCAAAGATGATGCACAAAGAGACACTGAGGTCAGCAAATGTGAAACTGACCTTGATTCAAATGAACATCAGAATATTGAGTCAGAAAACAAAGATAAAAACTTTGTTGCTGATGTGCCAAATTTAGAAGGATCATATGTAGTATCTAAGGCCGCTCAGACTCCCTTTGATAGTCCAAGAGTAAAACAGACCATAATAAACTGTAGTACAGAGCCAAGCTTAGGTCACACACTCATGAAGACTTCCTCTGAAATCCCGTTCAGCAACATTCACGAACATCAAATATCTAGGACAAACGATTGCTTACTGAACTGTGAGAATCAACATTCTGTGGAGGCTGGCGATGTCACAACACAAAGAGGTGGGACTCCAGACACAATGATGCCGGAGGGCTTCACAGGGCAAGTTCACAATCTAGTGGGAGTTGAAAGCAACACTTTAGAGAAGAAGTGCAAGCCGCCCATGTGCTTACCTCAGCATTGGGAGGAATTAATCACAGAACATTGGGAACTTGAAGTTCAGCAGTCTGACAAATCCTCTTCACGAGGCTTTAGCACACCACCAGCCAGTATCACTGTAACCACTATTCACTCCCTACCTAATCCTGCCCCTACCAGCACCGCAGACATAGCAACAGCCATCCCAGCACTAAACAAGGGGGAGGCGGGGGCTAGAGGTGGAGACTTGCTGCCACTCACAAACTCAGAGTTGCAATCAGAGCCAGAAAGAGTTGACGACAGGGACAAGGTGGCCACTTGCGAGGAGTCTCTTCATGTGGGCAAGGAGGAAAAGGCGGATGAGGATGAGTTTGGGGCTTTCATGCAGGCAGGTGGAGAGCAGCTCTGGACAGATAGGTTCCAACACTTGGCTACTGGAGAGGATTACAAGAGTG GGGAACTTTCAAGTTCCACTCATGCAAATGAACCTACATCCTGGACATCTGATTGGACGGTAGTCCAGTCATTCCAGCAAACAGAGAGCACGTGGACTGCCTTCAGCCAGAAGACTGTGGAGCAGAAGATAGTGCCTGGTGGTCAGTGGTGGCCTTTAACTGTGGAAAAGCAAACCCTCTCTCCTCTTTGTGATGTG tcAAGTGTGTTTCAAGAAGCCTTTCCCTTAGAAAAGCCTTCCTGTCAAGATCCTGATTACATTCCTACACTAAAACAGCTTCTGCAAGGACCATCTAAAAACAGCAATACAGGCAAGCCTAG GGAGCAGAGCTTACTTGACGGCCTCCAGGATCTGGACAGGATGATTGGTGTGAAATATAAGAGGGCAGAGTCTCTGTCCTGTAAACTTCTCCTTCAGTCTTTGCATTTGGGACGTCCCAGTTCT GAATGTGTGGCAGTTCAAGTGAAGACCAGTGCCAGGTTTTCTCCAAATCTCCCAATATCCAACCAGCAGTTAGCTGCAAATGCTAAGAGAAGACTGTCTTATGACTGCAACAGAAATATCATGACTTAA